The genomic window AATAATACCTTCATCAACAACTATGAGAATCTCAACGAAACTGCCATTGAGCAATATGAGAAGTTCTTAGAAGATGACTTCCATTATTTCTGCACAACCATTTTGGGGTTAATCCCGGATAAAGGAGGTCACTCTTGTTACAATGATTATGATGATATAGAAAATCACAAAGATCGTGAAATAAAATCACATGAAGTGCTGCATATTGGAATGGACTTTAATATAACTAATATGAGTGCAGTTATCCATGTTCATGAAGGAGATTCCGATTATGCGGTTGCTGAATTAACTGGATTATTTGATACATTCCAAATGTGCGAAGTCATAAAAGAGCGTTGGGGCGGAAAACATCAAATTGTAATTTATCCCGATGCTTCAGGTCAGAATAGGAAAACCAGTGGTAAATCTGACTTCGATATTATCAGAAGCTACGGATATACTATAAGAACCGGAGTAGCAAACCCGGCTGTGCGTGACAGGATTAATGAAGTGAATACGGGATTCCGTACTAAAAAGTACTTTGTGAATAGATTTAATTGCCCAGTATATTCTGAAGCATTAAAGAAATTGAAATACAAAAACGGGGAGCCGGACAAAACAAGTGGATATGATCACGTAACAGATGCAGGAGGATATTATATCTCGAAGAAAGGGAAGACTATAAAAATGAACACCGGAAGATAATGGTAAAGGAGAATGATCTTAAAACGCTGCTTGAAAATCCGATAATATTTAAATCGGTTTATGAGCTAATCGAAGGTGAAGATGCGTTTGGTATTGGAGAAATATTCAAAGTTCCTTTCACAAAAATTTACCAGTGTTTTGATTTGTATCGGGAAAGCAAAGTAATAGAAGCAGTTTGTTTAATTCTTGGAAAAACATTCGAAGAGGTTTTAAGTCTGCCATCTAATAAAGTGATTAGGTTAATGAAGTGGCTGGAAAAAGAAATAGAAAAATGCTTATTACTTATCAATTCGATTCCAAGCGTTAAAGATGACGATATGACGGCGGCCGGAGTAGCTGATCTTAATCAAT from Chryseobacterium camelliae includes these protein-coding regions:
- a CDS encoding phage terminase large subunit; translation: MNVLKEYYPLYTEDYFIADLWGGRAGARSYAMSQRALYNLLHKENSRAFFLRQTHATIYTSCWQDLKDRIAEYEEQHGVSLNGVISYSDNKSGENYAENLLNGNTLGTKGFKVSSGNQTASLKSLAGATDLYIEEYDEVEKEDFNKLLLSLRKKGAVLQILRAFNPPEKDHHVWGDYKLTKVTNDVLVEIVLKHSTKSRDEIVKIVDQNNKPYYMAVPRRANHLSINNTFINNYENLNETAIEQYEKFLEDDFHYFCTTILGLIPDKGGHSCYNDYDDIENHKDREIKSHEVLHIGMDFNITNMSAVIHVHEGDSDYAVAELTGLFDTFQMCEVIKERWGGKHQIVIYPDASGQNRKTSGKSDFDIIRSYGYTIRTGVANPAVRDRINEVNTGFRTKKYFVNRFNCPVYSEALKKLKYKNGEPDKTSGYDHVTDAGGYYISKKGKTIKMNTGR